The nucleotide sequence TCCTGTTCTGCAGATATGGATTCCCAAGAACCAGTTCCTTTACAGTGACCTTAAACTCTTTTTGCAGCATCCTTGGCTGGAAAGTGAGCACAAAGAAAAGGGAGGCCAAGGTTTTAAACAGGATTGGGTGAAGGTCACCCTGAATGCTGACCACGTGAACACCCAGGTCTCTGTTTTATTGCACGTAACTTGCCTGTTACTGAGGTGATGTTCTCCCACTAACGTGAGGGCACAGGGCTGTCCCAGCTGGCGGCAGCTTTAACTGCGGCTTACCAGTAGGACTGTCCTACTCTATGTCCCACCTCGTGTCTCCTACCAACAAGTCCCACGTACGAGGTTCTGATCTGGAgtaatttctccctctgccattttaTTTGATGGGACAGAAAGATCTTCCCTTCCCCAGGTACCTGCTACCACAATTCCTTCTTCCTCGTGCACATGCAGGGGCAGGTAGGCGTACTCGTTCACATGACCTTCATACTGCCTTATACACTTAGTGGTCCTCAGGTCCCACAGCTTGATCTGTGGAAAGCACAAGGGGCCGTTAGAGAGGGTCCGGCAGGTACGCTAGTGAACCCAGGCAGGACAAGGTGGTCGCCAAACACCTTTTAGGGTTAGGAAAATCTAAATTTCAAAAGCAACAAAACCAGTTTCATGTCAGTCTAGACCAGGCTGGGCTCCCAGGTGGAGAAAATGACTTGCCTGGTCTCCTTCTGCCATTGTCTGGCACAAGGGTCTCTCTCCGAAGAatttaatctctacacctaacatggggcccAAACATATGATccgaagatcaagagtcacacattcatCTGAATAAGctagccaggcgccccaacacgAGGGTCTTTTCTGAAGAGCCCATCACCTGCCAGAGTGCTAGGCCAGTGGCACCAGTGGCCTGAGTCATCAGTGCTACCCCTACCGTTCCCGCCATGTCAGATGCCATTAGGTTTTGCTCTTCTTGGAGGATCTGCACAGAGGTCACTGCTGAGTCATGGAAAAGGCGGGTGGCCTTCCAGCCCTTGCCCTGGTTTCGACAACGCAGATCTATGGCAAAGATCTCCCCAGAACGACAGCCGTTAAATAGCAAAGGAGCctatggaaagagagagagaatggttgTTGGCACCACCTCCTCTAAGGCTGGGAAGGGTGTTCCCTCCAGAACACAACTCTTGCCTCGCCTCCCCTTTCCCAGTCTCTGGGTTAGTGGTGGGGGTGATGGCGTGGTCAGGACTTGAGCCTCAGTGTAGCTGGAAGGGTTCCTTAGGAAAGGATAAAAGAACGGGACCCCAGGGGTCTTCCAGTGTCCCCGCAACTGGCTGCATAATTATTTGTCCTGCTGGCTAATCCAAGTACTCCAGAACTGCTAACAGCTCATTTAAATAGGAAGTTGTTGAAAGTCAGGTTAGCCAGGCCTTTGTCAATCGGCCAGCTTTCATCCAGTGCAGATAGAATCACCAAGTAACCCACTCAACCTTGCTGAtgctctccttttctcccccgAAAAAGAGAGACGACCAGATGCCACACACAGGAATCAGTTTTCAGTCCAGCAAAATATCCACCCTTGGGACACTTTAcatggctcccctcccccagtccaaCCAACCATGAGAGCAAACTGTTGGGCCAAGACATCACTGCTGGTCCCAAAGGACTGCCGGTGTCCCGTCACCACGTTGGTCACGAGGACCCGCCGAGACAAGCCTGAGagacagaaggggcagagggacaagcatcACTCACAGTCTGGACAGGGGGTTTGGAGCCTGTCAAAGTTTCCTCTGGGGACGTGCGGGGGCAGCTGCGGCTCACCTGTGCTGAAGCAGTTATTTGCCTGAATGTTGAGGGACCACGCACAGGACCAGGCCCCGGGGATCCGGAAACTGCAGAGCATGCCGGGCCGGTCTCCTGCGGATGGCAACAGTGAAAGGTGAAAGGtggctgctgggggcggggggggggggaggccctTCCCTCCATGCTGCCTGGTCAGTGACCACCTGATCTGGGGAACCTCCAGGAATGACTGCTCAGAGATCTGTCTATACCTTGGCCCCATTTTGGCCTTTATGGTGACAAAAAAGAGACACTCAGCTGGGGTACCTGGCTCAAAAGGGGTTATTCTGGGAACAAGCACATGACTCCTGCCTTCCCAGGAGGAGTGCCAGAACTACTGACTGCCGGTCAGAGAGACGGTGTGGTTCTTTATAAGAGGGTTTCAATCCCACATCACACTATCTGATGTGGGATCCCAAGCAAAATTGAAAGattctgtgagagagagagagagaatgcacgtgtacacacaagcaggcagagtggcaggcagaggccaagAGAGCAGCAGGCTtctcagtgagcagggagcccaatgtgggacttgatccccaaaccctgggatcatgacctgagccaaaggcagcagcctaaccggactgggccacccaggtgtccccaaaacatttttaaaataagcctttTAATTCACAATACATAAAGGGCACACACCCCAAATAGAGGGCCATGAGTGATCACAAAGGGGATGTAGCCACGTGCCCACCACTCAGGTTAAGAAGCAAAACACTGCAGCAGCCCGATACCCTCCCCATTACCTCCCTGCTCTTCCCGAGAGGGAACCACGACCCGGGTCAGTTTGTAAGGCAGGTTCTAAACCTCTCTttgtctcagcttcctcatctgtggcAACGGTGGTAACACACACTCCCGCCACATGGGCCTGCTGCATGAGGACAAGTCAGGCACCGGCTGAGTGGGCGCCCCCCTCACCAACCCTGTAACCAGAAGGGGCGGGGGTTCTCTTCACAGAAGGTAAGCAACCTGTTCACGCTGGTAAGGGGCAGAGCCGGGGTTCATGCCAGAGGTTTGACCCTTGTCTGATGGATCCTAAGTCTCTGACAGACTGAAAACTTAATGCCCAGAATATGCTGCCAGGAAGAAGCCCGACTGCTTCAGGCGCACAGACTGGAAGCATGGCCACAGCGGGCGCCAGGCTGCGGGATCTGTATGGGTGGcccaaagaaatattttgatCTTTTGTACTCCTCTAACTGCTCTGGCTGCTGAAATGACCCCAGAGGAGGAGTATGTAAGGCCATACATCACTTCTAGTACCAATCCTGGGTCAGGTTTCGGGAACTCTCCCGCAAGTGCTTCTGCAGGCCGACATGGGCTTGTGCAGCCTGTGGCTCCCACCCCTCCTGTCCAAGCCCTTGCCACAGAGTTGACACCATTGTGGGCTGCAGCTCCTGGAGGCCCGGACTGAGACCTTCGGAGCACCTCCTCCTCTGAAGGGAAAGGACCTGGTACCTGGGTGACTACTGACGAACAGGGACGCTGGGAGCAGGGTGGCGCAGCCCGGAGTCTCTGCGATGCCCATGAGGCAGAGCCTGGAGGAGCTGTTAAGGACAGTCAAGTACAAGGGTCTCCTCTGGGAAGAGAATGGGCGGTAGTACCCTTCCAGAAAATACCACCACGAGCCACATTTAACACGTTTACATATTCCATATTTAGTTACagattttctaaaaggaaaaaaatgtcacaaACACAGCTGAAGGCCTCTCTGACCTTTCTCCAGTCCAagtcttccctctcccccacccaaaATCACACTCTAAAACTGGTCAGGCTTCTGGGCCGTGCTCTGTTCTTTCCATAGAGCATCTCCTACCACTGTTCCACCTCCACTCTTCTAGATTGATCTGGCTTGATTTTGTAGCTCCCATCTCTTGACATTCACAGTGGAGCATACCTTTGGATGAATGTACAACTCCTCTGTCTCGTCTCTTGCTGATGGGCACTTATGTTGTTTCAGGGGTTTTTTGCTCTGCTGCTGGAAGGAGCATCCCCTTCCGTTCTCCTGTCTTATACGCCACGCGTGGGAGGCTGCTttaaggtagttttttttttttttttttttttttaaagatgttgtttCTTTGACATGGGgccagcaagagaaggaacacaagcagggggatgggagagggagaagcaggcttcctggagaacaaggagtctgacttggggctcgatcccaggaccctgggatcatgacctaagctgaaggcagacatttaacggctgagccacccaggcgcccctaaggcaGTGTTTTCTTAGACCCACGGTACGAGTTTAAGTTTGCTACCACGCACTACATACACACAAAGAACTGCAACAGAAGTTTCATAAAACACTTGCTCTTACTAAATAGGATACTCGTTATTTTCTAGtctacttcattaaaaaaaatgccgCTCACAAATGTACGTAACGGCCCATGGATGGCGGTCATGCTATGCAGTCCAGAAACAGCCTGATCTGCGCTCATCTGAACGCGTATAAACCGACATGTCCACATTTTAGCTTTAGTCTCCCGACTGCAGCTGGATGTGCTGCCGCATCAGACCACAGTCACTTGCGTTTCCTTCCTCTGAACCACCTGTCTGTGCCTTCCTTCCCACCGATCCACTTCCGCCCCCTTCACAGCCGGACTTCTCTcagaggagtctgtttctcccactcccttgccGCCTTCTCACTCCTCAGCCCACTGCAACCCAGTCATCTCCCAGGCAAGTCTCCCCAAGGTCTCCAGTGGACTCCCGTTTTTCACACCAAGCGACACTTTCCAGTCTTGCCTGTGGCCACGCGGCACTGTTTCCAACGACATGCTCGGTGGTGACCTCCAGCCCACCCTCTGGGAGGCCCCCCTCAGACCTTCTGTCACCTCCATGGCCTGGCCTAGATCCTGAGCCTCTTCCACTTGTGCTtctcctccacccctgcttacCCACCACACCCGCTCCCCTGCGCGCAGTCTTGCAGCAACCCCCAACCCTCCCAATCTGAGGTCTCACCCTTGCCAGCCTCTCCTAAGATATGCCTCCAGGGCCACAGTCCTCCAGAATATCCTAGCACCAGGGGCCCCACCTCGCCAGACCTTACAGACACTAGACCCCTTACCACTGCCCCAGGAGCCAGGAtctctcctgcttcttccttccactGGGAGCTCCGTCCCCTCCTTCCCATGTGGGAGTCACCTCCAGGAAGGCCACCCGATCCCTCCATCCTGCTCGCATCCCACTGCCCCACCGACGTCACTGCAGAGACTGAGCGCCTGCGGCCCACTACTGCCCTTTCCAGCACTGCACAGGGATGAATCCGCTCAATGGACTTTGTGGAACGAACACACGCACCCTTCACTGAGAACTGTCAGCATCTGCAAAGCAATCAGGCAACGAGTCCGGTTGTCTGAACTGTGACGTGTGCATATCACGCTGCCTTAGGCGGCAGGCCCCGTGTTACGCATTTCTGGTCAGAGAGATGCCGAAGCTGAAAATGATAACCCCGCGGCTGGGCAGCCCAAGGCCTTCCTGAAGAAACCTCTTTTGCTTCTGGCTTTAGAGGGCGAGCATGTGGGGAGGGAGTCCCTACCTAGATGCACTTTTAGTTCCTAGGATGAAGTTTACTCTTAAACTTCATGTGGTACTCATGGGGCCAGTATCAGATCCGGTCCTTTCAGAGGCCGCAGGTATccaagagcccagggagggcagTCTCAGTCTAACTGCTCCCCATGGGGGGGAAATGCAGAGGACCAGGCTCAACAACGTGCCGTTTTGGTAAAGGGAGAAAGTTCCATGGCCTTCAGCAGAGGCAGCAGGTACAAAGAAAAGATTACCTGAAGTGACCACCAGAGGGCAAGCGGCTAACGAAGCTACCACAGACCATGCTCTTTAAACTCAATTATACgggcttttaatctctccttagTGTAAGGAGAGAAACCTGGGAAAACGTCTTCCTGTTTTAAGATCAGAAATGAGAGCGAGgttgttttctctcctttaagATCTGGTCTCTTCCGTCATCTGGTAAGAGCATCAGTGACAGGTGGTCCTATCCCCCACAGAATCCTACCAAATGAAAGCCACATAAAGTTTTCAATTTACAGAACACACAGTTTTGTGTTTATCTTACGTAAAATTTATAACccgatcttttaaaaatagtatgtcGTGGAACAAATTAAAATAACCCCAACAGGTTCCGATTCAGCCATTATGTAAGGAGGACCAAgatatgccaagcactgtgctaagtgcattCACCGATGTTAACTGATGTTAGCCCCGTGATGACTCTTGAAGTATGTGTTAGGTACAGTGAGTGGTCAGGGTTTTAAGAACTCACTGGTTATAAAACTGAACCAAGGACAAGACTCATGGCTCAAACCGAATTACTCCCAGAAGCACGGGACAGACAGCTGTTCTGTCCATCATCAACAGCCCCCAGGGACACCAGAGGATGGGTCTAGCCAGCCTGACACTGTGCTCCTGTGCTCTTAGTAAAAGAGCCCTGACTGTTCCCTGAGAGGGCAGACTAGAGTGAAGAGTGCTCTAAAGGCGGCTGTCTCTGGAGGCACCAGgggggcccagtcagttaagtgtctcccttcagctcaggttgtgatcctggggtcctgggatcaagccctgcattgggctccctgctcagctaggagttgcttctccttctgcctttgtctctccatctcctgctcacgggccccccccacaccccaaaaataaatacataaaataaaaaaaaatgaaagaaggtggtcTCTGGTAGGAACCCTAGGCACTGAGCCCACACACTTCCGTCCAATGCTGCAGAATTCCCCTTTCCCCTTTACTGATGCCcgccctccccttctcccaagaAGAGGCCCGGCCCACGCTCAAACTGCTATAGCTCTGAGCTCGTCCTGCTTCACCTCAGGAGCATGTGGGGTTCCTGTCCAAGGCTTTACTGTTCctaacagtgtctggcacacagtgacATTAGTGTCACCCTGGGAACTCTGCTACTTGTCTGCGCTCCACACACGGCAAGCCTTGTTCTCTACCGAGCTGCACTATTCTTTCCTAACGGGTGAGATGTGCATACAAAACAGAGTAGACCTCTGGCCACGATGATGCCACCTCACACACCCCACAGATGCCCGGCTCTACATAGCGGCATGGGTTGTCCACCAAACCTCTTCGTCTGCCAAAAGATACAGAATGTGGGAATCCAGGTGATTCAGCGAGGCCCAGCACACAGAGTTCACCTGGGGAGGAAGCACACAGCCAACTCACGGAGACAGACAGATGCTTTCCTACTGAGTAACTACTGGGGATACCGACACGGGACTGCTTTCTTCAGGTCTCACTTCTTTTAAGGGGGCTGGAACAGTCACCAGGACAGGCAAGTCCCCTGCTCCACCATGTAGGGCCTTGAGGGCAACAGGGAGGAAGTTACCCTCAGACTTTGGTCCTTGGTCATCAGCATGGACCTCACAGTGAGACCTGTGGCATACCCTGTGGTCTGGGGACGGAGTCCCTGCAATAGGAGGGAACCAACCTAACCGAGAGGCGAACTgcatcttcccttcccccagagacCAGGTTCGACCTGTGTCCATGCTGTGGCTCAGGTCCCAAATGGACAGAATGTCACCGCTTCTTACACATTCACTCATCGCCCCAGTGGAATTTAAAGGTTGCTCCCTCAATGGCAAGCTGTGCTGTATTGTATTTATGtaatctctttttatttccataacCTCTGTGTAGGCCACAGACTGGCTGAGTGACGGATGCACCCAAGACTGTCCACTCAGGCCCCCTCCGCCCGCAGCCCAGGAACTCCGTGCTGGGCAAGGGCTCCTTCGGGCTACTGCGATCCTCCCAGAGGGAAGGTCTGCACCACCAGTTAAAGAAACCTTTCCAAGCCTAAAGAAT is from Mustela lutreola isolate mMusLut2 chromosome 7, mMusLut2.pri, whole genome shotgun sequence and encodes:
- the DCAF4 gene encoding DDB1- and CUL4-associated factor 4 isoform X3, with amino-acid sequence MHENLYFTNRKVNSVCWASLNHLDSHILLCLMGIAETPGCATLLPASLFVSSHPGDRPGMLCSFRIPGAWSCAWSLNIQANNCFSTGLSRRVLVTNVVTGHRQSFGTSSDVLAQQFALMAPLLFNGCRSGEIFAIDLRCRNQGKGWKATRLFHDSAVTSVQILQEEQNLMASDMAGTIKLWDLRTTKCIRQYEGHVNEYAYLPLHVHEEEGIVVAVGQDCYTRIWSFHDACLLRTIPSPHPTSKADIPSVAFSSRLGGFRGAPGLLMAVQQDLYCFSYS